The following are from one region of the Petrotoga mobilis SJ95 genome:
- a CDS encoding metal ABC transporter ATP-binding protein, translated as MATDPLISVRDLNYSAENNNILINISFDIYRGDFVGIIGPNGAGKSTLIKTLIGEIQDYTGEIKINGKIGYVPQSEERERDFPIKVYEVALMGLYNEVGPFKRFKEEHYEKVRQTLRLLQIDHLYDRLVGKLSGGEYRRLMVARALVSDPDILILDEPEANIDKEGQNILYGTLRDLKHNSNMSIILISHDLNMIFKETNKIMCMNKTLHCHKNTADLDINDLRTLYSKDFELFIHINEKMKVVSNKDD; from the coding sequence ATGGCTACTGATCCTTTAATATCCGTTAGAGATTTGAATTATTCAGCTGAAAACAACAATATACTGATCAATATATCTTTCGATATTTATAGAGGGGACTTTGTAGGGATAATTGGACCTAACGGAGCTGGAAAATCAACCTTAATAAAAACTCTAATCGGGGAAATACAAGATTATACGGGAGAAATAAAGATAAATGGAAAAATAGGATATGTTCCACAATCCGAGGAAAGGGAAAGAGATTTTCCGATCAAAGTATATGAAGTCGCTTTAATGGGTTTGTACAATGAAGTTGGACCATTTAAAAGGTTTAAAGAAGAACATTATGAAAAAGTAAGACAAACCCTCAGACTTTTACAAATTGATCATCTATACGACAGGCTGGTGGGGAAATTATCTGGAGGAGAGTACAGAAGATTGATGGTCGCTAGGGCTTTGGTTTCCGATCCCGATATATTAATATTGGACGAACCTGAAGCAAATATCGATAAAGAGGGACAAAATATACTTTATGGAACTCTTAGAGATCTCAAACATAATAGCAATATGAGTATAATTTTAATTAGTCACGATTTGAACATGATTTTCAAAGAAACAAACAAAATTATGTGCATGAACAAAACACTGCATTGCCATAAAAACACCGCTGATCTCGATATCAATGATTTACGAACTTTGTACTCCAAAGACTTTGAACTATTTATTCACATCAATGAAAAGATGAAGGTGGTTAGCAATAAAGATGATTGA
- a CDS encoding metal ABC transporter substrate-binding protein yields MKKTILTTIVLLASFLVFALNVSTSILPYYYVSKEIVQEKGQVNLVVPPGKSPHTYSPTPKELVPLYESDILITNGLALEIFISNLTKNLENQGVKIIEVSDFIPREELISMSGIDEDHEHEDFAYNPHIWLDPYIMYTYIIPGLAEVFGELDPLNKDYYTQNAERYINRLILLDKYLAEKAKVIDGSIFTLHNSYDYLARRYDIKIAGVIQLSPGVEPTPKQLVELTNVAKEENVKAIFNEPQLSDKAVNAVAENLNLSIGVLDPLGSVERVFDLESLYIYNLFEIIRVVNYGY; encoded by the coding sequence ATGAAAAAAACGATTTTAACAACCATCGTTTTATTAGCTTCATTCTTAGTATTCGCTTTAAACGTTTCAACGTCGATATTACCCTATTACTATGTAAGTAAAGAAATAGTACAAGAAAAAGGTCAAGTGAACCTTGTTGTTCCTCCAGGCAAGAGTCCACATACATACTCGCCAACACCAAAGGAACTAGTGCCCTTGTACGAATCTGATATTTTAATTACAAACGGTTTAGCTTTAGAAATTTTTATCTCTAATCTAACCAAGAATCTGGAAAATCAGGGTGTGAAAATAATTGAAGTTTCCGATTTTATTCCACGTGAAGAACTTATAAGTATGAGCGGAATTGACGAAGATCATGAGCATGAAGATTTTGCATACAACCCGCACATTTGGTTAGATCCATATATTATGTATACTTACATCATTCCAGGTTTGGCAGAGGTTTTTGGAGAATTAGACCCTTTAAATAAAGATTACTACACTCAAAACGCTGAAAGATATATAAACAGATTGATTTTGCTTGATAAATACCTTGCTGAAAAAGCGAAGGTCATCGATGGGTCAATATTTACGCTTCATAACTCCTACGATTATCTCGCAAGAAGATACGATATAAAAATTGCTGGTGTAATTCAACTTTCTCCCGGGGTAGAACCAACTCCAAAGCAGTTAGTTGAATTAACGAACGTTGCTAAAGAGGAAAATGTTAAGGCTATTTTCAATGAACCTCAACTCAGTGATAAGGCTGTGAATGCTGTAGCTGAAAATTTGAATTTAAGTATAGGGGTTTTGGATCCTTTAGGAAGTGTTGAAAGAGTATTCGATTTAGAGTCTTTATACATATACAATTTGTTTGAAATTATACGGGTGGTGAATTATGGCTACTGA
- a CDS encoding Fur family transcriptional regulator, with translation MRNTKARRDILGVLDEYDYPLNAEQIYEKLNEDYDKSTIYRNLKNYEENGEIKSIVFSDKIKYFFKGQGHFHFIYCIKCKKFERFDLCYSEQMSKYIKERLGFRVLTHTLYFEGICKECQKITKDNQYDNFDE, from the coding sequence ATGAGAAACACTAAAGCTCGCAGAGACATTTTAGGCGTGTTAGATGAGTACGATTATCCACTCAACGCCGAACAGATTTATGAAAAACTCAACGAAGATTACGATAAATCTACAATTTACAGAAACTTGAAAAATTACGAAGAAAACGGAGAGATTAAATCCATAGTTTTTTCCGACAAAATCAAATATTTTTTCAAGGGACAAGGGCATTTCCATTTCATATACTGTATAAAATGCAAGAAATTTGAAAGGTTCGATCTATGCTACTCTGAACAAATGAGTAAATATATAAAAGAAAGATTGGGCTTCAGAGTTTTGACTCATACGCTTTATTTTGAAGGAATATGTAAAGAATGTCAGAAGATTACAAAAGACAACCAATATGATAATTTCGATGAGTAG
- a CDS encoding calcium-transporting P-type ATPase, PMR1-type — protein sequence MWFTKSKDEVIKDLQVNTIQGLSTQEAKERLSRYGENKLATQKNRSLLQLFFAQLNDAMIYVLLGAALISAILGELSDAIIIAVVILINAVVGLIQEYRAEQALEALKKLSTPKSIVKRDGKILEIPSEEVVPGDIVIIDAGRYIPCDLRLIETVNLQIDESALTGESVPVDKNADLILETLDTPLGDQKNMAFMSTFATYGRGVGVAVATGMKTEIGKIAKMLEETDTEQTPLQKKLTELSKILGFAALGISIAMFLVGIIQGRPLFEMFFTAISLAVAAIPEGLPAIVTIVLAMGVQRMVKKHAIIRKLPAVETLGSVNIICSDKTGTLTQNKMTVVKFYADNAFGDVDSLNINNPAHKLLLESLVLCNDATYSQESKTGDPTETALLEMGAKFNIFKTAFEEQHPRVNEVPFDSDRKLMSTVNKYDNEYLVFTKGAPDNLLKICNNAFVNGEIVPLTQEIIDNIMDKVNSMSQDALRVLGAAFKKIDTPHGDIDKLETDLTFIGLIGMIDPPRLEVKDSIFLCKQAGIKTIMITGDHKNTAFAIAKELGITDDPSQVISGVELDKLTEEELISKIDNLRVFARVSPEHKVKIVRALKAKDNIVAMTGDGVNDAPSLKAADIGIAMGITGTDVAKGASDMVLTDDNFSTIVSAVEEGRNIYNNIKKSIVFLLSCNIGEIITLFFAILFGWATPLKPIHILWVNLITDTFPALSLGVEPGDKDVMKEKPRNPNHSLFAGGTGVSLILNGALIGLVTLTAFVIGARVYTGTTNLFPIFPANISDDALTHAQTMAFVVLSVSQLIHSLNMRHPTKSIFQVGWFTNKYLIASILFGIFLQEIVITVPFLRNVFGVFDLRLYDWSIVVLLSIVPLVVNEIVKIFIRHKVS from the coding sequence GTGTGGTTTACAAAAAGCAAAGACGAAGTTATCAAAGATCTTCAGGTTAATACTATTCAAGGACTTTCAACCCAAGAAGCAAAGGAACGTTTGAGCAGATATGGGGAAAACAAACTTGCTACCCAAAAAAACAGGAGCTTGCTACAATTATTTTTTGCTCAACTCAATGATGCAATGATCTATGTTTTGTTGGGTGCAGCTTTGATCTCTGCAATATTGGGGGAACTCAGTGACGCAATAATAATTGCTGTTGTTATCTTAATAAATGCAGTAGTCGGACTTATACAAGAGTATAGAGCTGAACAAGCTTTGGAGGCTTTAAAAAAGCTTTCTACACCTAAGTCTATCGTTAAAAGAGATGGAAAAATTCTTGAAATTCCTTCAGAAGAGGTAGTCCCTGGAGACATAGTTATTATTGATGCAGGAAGATATATTCCGTGTGATTTAAGACTTATCGAAACTGTCAACCTTCAAATTGACGAATCTGCCCTTACAGGTGAATCAGTACCTGTTGATAAAAATGCTGATTTAATCTTAGAGACGCTTGATACTCCCCTTGGAGACCAAAAGAATATGGCTTTCATGTCAACTTTTGCTACTTATGGCAGAGGTGTTGGGGTTGCAGTAGCTACTGGTATGAAAACAGAAATAGGTAAAATTGCTAAGATGCTCGAAGAAACTGACACAGAACAAACTCCACTTCAAAAGAAACTTACTGAGCTTAGTAAAATACTTGGCTTTGCAGCTCTTGGAATTTCTATTGCTATGTTCCTTGTCGGTATCATCCAAGGAAGACCTTTATTTGAAATGTTCTTTACGGCAATAAGTCTTGCAGTAGCAGCAATTCCGGAAGGACTTCCTGCAATAGTTACAATAGTACTTGCTATGGGTGTTCAAAGGATGGTTAAAAAGCACGCCATAATTAGAAAGCTTCCAGCGGTTGAAACTTTAGGTTCTGTAAACATAATATGCTCTGATAAAACGGGTACCTTAACTCAAAATAAGATGACTGTGGTAAAATTCTACGCAGACAATGCTTTTGGCGATGTTGACTCACTTAATATTAATAATCCAGCTCATAAACTCCTTTTGGAGAGTTTGGTACTATGTAACGATGCTACTTATTCGCAGGAATCAAAGACTGGTGATCCAACTGAAACAGCCTTACTTGAGATGGGAGCTAAATTCAATATATTTAAAACTGCTTTTGAAGAGCAACACCCAAGAGTAAATGAAGTACCCTTTGATTCGGATAGAAAGCTTATGTCCACTGTAAATAAATATGATAATGAGTATTTAGTGTTTACTAAGGGAGCCCCGGATAATCTTCTTAAGATATGTAACAATGCATTTGTCAATGGTGAGATTGTTCCACTAACACAGGAAATTATAGATAACATAATGGATAAAGTAAATTCAATGTCTCAGGATGCCCTTAGAGTTTTAGGAGCAGCCTTCAAAAAAATAGATACTCCTCACGGAGATATTGATAAATTAGAAACCGACTTAACCTTTATAGGCTTAATAGGTATGATTGACCCGCCAAGACTCGAGGTGAAGGATTCTATATTTTTATGCAAACAGGCTGGTATAAAGACTATTATGATAACAGGTGATCATAAAAATACTGCCTTTGCTATAGCAAAAGAACTTGGTATAACTGATGATCCTTCACAGGTAATATCCGGAGTTGAACTAGATAAGCTTACCGAGGAGGAGTTAATTAGTAAGATCGATAACTTGAGAGTATTTGCAAGAGTCTCACCTGAACATAAGGTAAAAATAGTTCGAGCTCTTAAAGCCAAAGATAACATCGTTGCCATGACTGGAGATGGGGTAAACGATGCTCCCTCATTAAAGGCTGCAGATATTGGGATTGCAATGGGGATTACAGGTACAGATGTTGCAAAGGGTGCTTCTGACATGGTCTTAACAGATGATAACTTTAGCACTATAGTTTCTGCTGTTGAGGAAGGAAGAAATATATACAACAATATTAAAAAGTCCATCGTCTTCCTGCTGTCATGTAATATTGGTGAAATAATTACGTTGTTCTTTGCCATATTATTTGGTTGGGCTACACCGTTAAAGCCTATACACATACTATGGGTTAACTTAATAACTGACACTTTCCCGGCGCTATCTCTTGGAGTAGAGCCAGGGGACAAAGATGTTATGAAAGAAAAACCACGTAATCCAAATCACAGTTTGTTTGCAGGCGGTACAGGAGTAAGTTTAATACTAAACGGGGCATTAATTGGTTTAGTAACATTAACCGCCTTTGTGATTGGGGCAAGAGTTTATACAGGTACTACTAATTTATTCCCAATATTTCCTGCGAATATTTCAGATGATGCGTTAACTCACGCACAAACCATGGCGTTTGTAGTGTTAAGTGTATCTCAACTAATACACTCTTTGAATATGAGACATCCAACCAAATCCATATTCCAAGTTGGTTGGTTTACAAACAAGTACCTTATCGCCTCTATCCTATTTGGGATATTCCTCCAGGAAATTGTCATAACAGTTCCATTTCTCAGAAATGTGTTTGGGGTCTTCGATTTAAGACTTTATGACTGGTCAATTGTTGTATTACTA